Proteins encoded together in one Vicinamibacterales bacterium window:
- the hisB gene encoding imidazoleglycerol-phosphate dehydratase HisB — MRRALIVRETRETSIHLKLAIEGRGRYKVATGIRFFDHMLELWTRHGAFDLTLKVAGDLDVDQHHTVEDTGIALGEAIAAALGDKRGINRAGYFVMPMDETLAVAAVDLSGRPHAVVDLALKTRLVGDLQSELVQDFFEGFAQGAHANVHVKVLYGRSSHHQIEAIFKAFARALRVACAKDRQLGRMLPSTKGLL, encoded by the coding sequence ATGCGCCGGGCGTTGATCGTCCGAGAGACGCGGGAGACGTCGATTCACCTGAAGCTCGCCATCGAGGGGCGCGGCCGCTACAAGGTCGCCACCGGCATCCGCTTCTTCGACCACATGCTGGAACTGTGGACGCGGCACGGCGCGTTCGATCTCACGCTGAAGGTGGCCGGCGATCTCGACGTCGACCAGCACCACACCGTCGAGGACACCGGCATCGCGCTCGGCGAAGCGATCGCCGCCGCGCTCGGCGACAAGCGCGGCATCAATCGCGCCGGCTACTTCGTGATGCCGATGGACGAAACGCTCGCGGTCGCGGCCGTCGACCTCTCAGGGCGTCCGCACGCCGTGGTCGATCTCGCGCTGAAGACCAGGCTCGTTGGCGACCTGCAGTCGGAGCTGGTGCAGGACTTCTTCGAGGGCTTCGCGCAGGGCGCGCACGCCAACGTGCACGTCAAGGTCCTCTACGGCCGCTCGAGTCATCATCAGATCGAGGCGATCTTCAAGGCGTTCGCCCGCGCGCTGCGGGTCGCGTGCGCGAAGGACAGGCAGCTCGGCAGGATGTTGCCCTCCACGAAGGGGCTGTTATGA